From Channa argus isolate prfri chromosome 21, Channa argus male v1.0, whole genome shotgun sequence, one genomic window encodes:
- the atp23 gene encoding mitochondrial inner membrane protease ATP23 homolog: protein MDQPKEEDEYGYDLFPERHQGKYKKGSITESLFTFNHKCQIMLQFAMETSPYAKLLLSAMKSSGCKVFKDRHFSCEDCDGTVSGGFDAASSQIVLCQNNIHQQSHMNRVVTHELIHAFDHCRAHVDWFNNFRHLACSEIRAANLSGDCSFANEVSRFNFGLKQHHQECVRGRAIRSILAVRKINRGEAESIVNEVFDTCFNDHAPFGRIPHSKKDAKFAYRDYKNRDQYYANL, encoded by the exons ATGGATCAGCCGAAGGAAGAAGATGAATATGGATACGACTTATTTCCAGAGAGACATCAGGGGAAGTACAAGAAGGGATCAATCACCGAGAGTCTGTTCACTTTCAATCACAAGTGTCAGATCATGCTACAGTTCGCAATGGAAACTA GTCCATATGCCAAACTCCTGCTCAGTGCCATGAAGAGTTCAGGATG CAAAGTGTTTAAAGACAGACATTTCTCCTGTGAAGACTGTGATGGGACAGTGAGTGGGGGCTTTGACGCAGCTTCTTCTCAA ATTGTTTTGTGTCAGAACAACATCCACCAGCAATCTCATATGAACCGAGTGGTCACACATGAGCTCATTCATGCCTTTGATCACTGCCGGGCCCACGTAGACTGGTTCAACAACTTCAGACACCTAGCTTGTTCTGAG ATTCGGGCAGCTAACCTCAGTGGAGATTGTTCTTTTGCAAATGAGGTTTCCAGATTCAACTTTGGCTTGAAGCAGCATCATCAG GAATGCGTCCGAGGCCGGGCGATACGCTCCATCCTGGCTGTGCGGAAAATTAACCGTGGGGAGGCGGAAAGCATAGTCAACGAGGTCTTTGACACGTGTTTCAACGACCATGCGCCCTTTGGACGAATCCCACACAGCAAGAAAGATGCCAAGTTTGCCTACAGGGATTATAAGAACAGAGATCAGTATTATGCAAACCTTTAG
- the rpap3 gene encoding RNA polymerase II-associated protein 3: MSGGNKAIELQLQMRQNAEDLHSFMNELESWETAIKKKDEELRTGGSHHVQQKLPPVRNKDYKAKMREKKKKKEPTGNGDAKPKEAKQNSRIKAYDYQSWDKFDVDKVMAAMDKEESPAESNESDSEEAAADQERALTEKEKGNNFFKDGKYDDAIECYTRGMSADPYNPVLPTNRATTFFRLKKYAVAESDCNLAIALDSNYYKAYARRGAARVALNKYESALEDYEMVLKLDPGNREAQNELKKIKEALGNQVPAFQRKATQEQEDSIVDPDRQRLVVEQQKRQEAVTQKDIGNAYFKEGKYEAAVECYSRGMEADSMNVLLPANRAMAFLKLERYKEAEEDCTKAISLDGAYAKAFARRATARVALGKLEMAKQDFQAVLKLEPGNKQALNELQKLQIDVGSSGLLQTVDNSQRRTVQPIDKPPHLRSTKPLRRIEIEEVSGKMVIPEVESGWSKSFAEGVVGEAEDRSSPLSSSPSAKMIKIEEVADVPSHSLEQLPASTQRKQSEPKGLSHPSESSTGPLAVATDLPPPPSNSFQLEADLRKIGSQPEVIYRYLRQIKPDAYLKIFCNSLEPDILSQILRTLHAFYIKHEAPTLTLQILSSLASVRRFDMAVMFMSSPETKVLKELFEFLHQAELEGSSIASLQKKYGV; this comes from the exons ATGTCCGGGGGAAACAAAGCCATCGAGTTACAACTTCAGATGCGGCAAAACGCGGAGGACCTGCACAGCTTCATGAATGAGCTGGAGAGCTGGGAGACAGCCATAAAGAAGAAAGATGAGGAGCTGAGGACAGGAGGGAGTCACCACGTACAG CAAAAACTGCCCCCTGTGCGAAACAAAGACTACAAAGCCAAGATgagggaaaagaagaaaaagaaggaaccCACTGGTAATGGTGATGCAAAGCCAAAAGAGGCCAAACAAAACTCAAGGATAAAAGCATACGACTATCAATCATGGGACAAGTTTGACGTG GACAAAGTTATGGCAGCAATGGACAAAGAGGAAAGTCCAGCAGAGTCAAATGAATCAGACTCGGAGGAAGCTGCAGCTGATCAGGAAAGAGCCTTGACTGagaaggaaaag gGCAACAATTTCTTCAAAGATGGGAAGTATGATGATGCTATTGAATGTTACACCAGGGGGATGAGCGCAGATCCTTACAATCCTGTTCTTCCCACAAACCGAGCCACCACCTTCTTCAGgctcaaaaa ATATGCTGTGGCAGAGTCTGACTGCAACTTGGCAATTGCTTTGGACAGCAACTACTACAAAGCATACGCACGAAGAGGGGCAGCTCGGGTCGCACTGAATAAATATGAATCTGCATTAGAAG ATTATGAGATGGTTCTAAAGCTGGATCCTGGAAACAGGGAAGCACAGAATGAgctcaagaaaataaaagag GCTCTTGGAAACCAGGTACCTGCTTTCCAAAGAAAAGCCACACAGGAGCAGGAAGATTCTATAGTCGACCCTGATCGGCAGAGACTGGTGGTGGAACAGCAGAAGAGACAGGAAGCAGTCACACAAAAAGATATA GGGAATGCGTATTTCAAAGAGGGTAAGTATGAAGCAGCTGTGGAGTGCTACAGCAGAGGCATGGAGGCAGACAGCATGAATGTCCTCCTTCCTGCCAACAGAGCCATGGCCTTCCTCAAACTAGAGAG GTATAAAGAGGCAGAGGAGGACTGCACTAAGGCCATTTCTCTAGATGGTGCCTATGCTAAGGCGTTTGCCCGCCGAGCCACCGCTAGAGTGGCTTTGGGGAAATTGGAGATGGCCAAACAAG atttTCAGGCAGTCTTGAAACTTGAACCAGGGAACAAACAGGCCTTGAATGAACTGCAGAAACTCCAGATT GATGTGGGTTCCAGTGGCCTCCTTCAAACAGTGGACAACTCACAGAGACGAACAGTCCAGCCAATAGACAAACCACCTCATTTGCGCTCCACT AAACCTTTGAGAAGAATTGAAATTGAAGAAGTCAGTGGAAAGATGGTGATCCCTGAGGTGGAGTCAGGCTGGTCCAAGTCCTTTGCTGAGGGGGTGGTGGGGGAGGCCGAGGACAGATCCTCTCCACTGTCTTCGTCACCCAGCGCCAAGATGATTAAGATAGAGGAGGTAGCAGACGTCCCCTCGCACTCACTCGAGCA ACTTCCTGCTAGCACACAGAGAAAGCAATCAGAGCCAAAGGGTCTCTCTCACCCATCTGAATCATCAACCGGCCCTTTAGCAGTAGCAACTGACCTGCCTCCTCCGCCCAGCAACAGCTTCCAGTTGGAGGCTGACCTCCGCAAGATCGGAAGCCAGCCTGAAGTCATTTACAGATATCTAAGG caaATCAAGCCTGATGCATATTTAAAGATTTTCTGTAATTCCCTGGAACCTGACATCCTCAGTCAGATCCTGAGGACGCTGCATGCATTTTATATAAA GCATGAAGCTCCCACTTTGACACTGCAGATCCTTAGCAGTCTGGCAAGCGTGAGACGCTTCGACATGGCAGTCATGTTCATGTCATCCCCTGAGACGAAAG tGCTTAAAGAACTGTTTGAATTCCTTCATCAAGCTGAGCTCGAAGGATCATCTATCGCATCCTTACAGAAAAAGTACGGTGTTTGA